One window of the Acidimicrobiia bacterium genome contains the following:
- a CDS encoding 4Fe-4S dicluster domain-containing protein, translating to MATVHNWHLGREMEYRHEGGVYDRQFAAVFNINRCIACQTCTMSCKSTWTHSPGQELMWWNNVETKPFGGYPSHWDVRLLSMLEDANPDGQTWTAQPGPTSAPYGEFQGQTIFEAADLGERVLGYIPQENDWKAPNRYEDHASSYPKDGASLPEHEGWFFYLARICNHCTYPGCLAACPRSAIYKRPEDGIVLIDQERCRGYQKCVEGCPYKKAMYRPTTRTSEKCIACYPRIEGSDPLTGGNPMETRCMAACVGKIRLQGLVNVNADGTWTSDPSHPLYYLVHEEKVALPLYPQFGTQPNIYYIPPRWVPREYLHQMFGPGVDHAIEAYTRPSRRLLAVLQLFRSTQEIIFSFDVEEGPKLSEIMVNGEPMELYDDTVVGFGEDGREIVRVKVEDPVIERPDKINSI from the coding sequence ATGGCGACGGTTCACAACTGGCATCTCGGAAGGGAGATGGAGTACCGGCACGAAGGCGGGGTCTACGACCGGCAGTTCGCGGCCGTGTTCAACATCAACCGGTGCATTGCTTGCCAGACCTGCACGATGTCGTGCAAGTCGACCTGGACCCACTCCCCCGGCCAGGAACTCATGTGGTGGAACAATGTCGAGACCAAGCCGTTCGGCGGCTATCCGTCACATTGGGATGTCCGGCTGCTTTCGATGCTCGAGGACGCCAACCCCGACGGGCAGACCTGGACCGCACAGCCGGGACCGACATCGGCACCGTACGGCGAGTTCCAGGGACAGACCATCTTCGAAGCTGCCGACCTCGGCGAGCGGGTCCTCGGCTACATCCCCCAGGAGAACGATTGGAAGGCACCGAACCGCTACGAGGACCACGCGTCGAGCTATCCGAAGGACGGGGCGTCCCTTCCCGAACATGAAGGCTGGTTCTTCTACCTCGCCCGGATCTGCAACCACTGCACCTACCCCGGCTGTCTCGCCGCGTGCCCTCGGAGCGCCATCTACAAGCGACCCGAGGACGGGATCGTCCTCATCGATCAGGAACGGTGCCGTGGCTACCAGAAATGCGTCGAGGGATGCCCGTACAAGAAGGCGATGTACCGCCCGACGACACGCACTTCCGAAAAGTGCATCGCGTGCTATCCCCGAATCGAGGGCAGCGACCCGCTCACGGGTGGCAATCCGATGGAGACGCGGTGCATGGCTGCATGTGTCGGCAAGATCCGCCTCCAGGGACTCGTAAATGTCAACGCGGACGGCACCTGGACCTCGGATCCGTCCCATCCGCTGTATTACCTCGTGCACGAGGAGAAGGTCGCCCTTCCCCTGTATCCCCAGTTCGGGACCCAGCCGAACATCTACTACATCCCGCCAAGGTGGGTGCCTCGTGAGTACCTGCACCAGATGTTCGGCCCGGGCGTCGATCACGCCATCGAGGCCTACACCCGTCCGTCGCGACGGCTCCTTGCGGTGCTGCAACTGTTCCGGTCCACCCAGGAGATCATCTTCTCATTTGATGTCGAGGAGGGCCCGAAGCTCTCCGAGATCATGGTCAACGGCGAACCGATGGAGCTCTACGACGACACGGTCGTTGGCTTCGGTGAGGACGGTCGGGAGATCGTGCGGGTCAAGGTCGAGGATCCGGTGATCGAGCGACCGGACAAGATCAACTCGATATGA
- a CDS encoding molybdopterin-dependent oxidoreductase, translating to MKKVTRRTFLKGSAIAAAGTYVAAQGFDKAMTFFQAAPGIDNPLVFYPNREWESIYRDQYAYDDSFTFICAPNDTHMCRLRAFVRNGIVIRIEQNYDGNKYGDPQGNTSSVAWNPRGCLKGYTVHRRVYGPYRLRTPMLRAGWKQWADDGFPSLSDNPELRTTYKFDQRSQDEFIPMDTAEIDDYVARGLEAIAETYSGEEGHRRLIEADGYEPEMLEFWEESGVRTMKFGSSLPIHGVAGKFGLFRFANMLSLLDAKVRGVEPDEAMGARDWSEYTWRGDQAPGFPFVHGLQTSETDFSDLRNSRLLIQVGKNLVENKMPESHFFQEIIERGGKVVSIVPEYGPQASKADYWIPVRAGLSDTALFLGIAKELIDRNLYDTDFVKRFTDFPLLVRLDTLQRLRADELFAGYTPQLASNAVSFTVHGMTAEQYEQTGDRVVMSSGGAPVAITREDIGDTMTAAGIDPMLDFRGELTLADGSTVEVATGLTMYREHLKDYDLDTVVDITGAPRDLVERLITDIATIKPVGIHVGEGINHYFHATLHNRAVYMVAMLTGNVGKPGAGVSTWAGNYKGGIFHAAPWYGPGVGGYVNEDPFNPLLDENAVYTPETQRHTIHGEETAYWGYGDRPLVVDTPSGGRRVFTGTSHLPTPTKVLWYNNANLINQAKWAYELVHNVNPKVDMIVDQQIEWTASAEYADVILPVNSWLEFETVEMAGSCSNPFLQMWHGGIDPLYDSRDDVAVFAGIAEALAAHTGEQRFSDYFKFATEGRPEVYLNRVLDASFTTDGYTVEDVMGGTYGEPGGALMQYRTLPRIPFYEQILDAEPFFTDTGRMNAYVDTPEAIEYGENLIVHREAVEATPYLPNVIVSTSPFLRPQDYGIPLDDIDADRRQVRNVMMPWSEVKATTNPLYVDGYEFLCLTPKSRHSVHSSWAVTDWHWIWNSNFSDPYREDQRLPGVGDTQLHMNPDDARRLGIDNGDYVWVDANPADRPFKGWQDDAEFAEVARLMARVSYNHAYPAGVTMLKHAFYMATPLTVRAQKERADGRALSPNGYQASFRHGSQQSITRGWAPPMHQTDSLFHKKAAAMGFVFGFDVDNHAINTTPKETLVRIQKAESGGLGGVGPWAPGTTGESPGGEDAVMQRYIMGGLTTVNGSSA from the coding sequence GTGAAGAAAGTAACAAGACGCACGTTCCTCAAGGGCTCGGCGATCGCAGCGGCCGGTACCTATGTTGCGGCGCAGGGATTCGACAAGGCCATGACCTTCTTCCAGGCGGCCCCGGGGATCGACAACCCGCTCGTCTTCTACCCCAACCGGGAATGGGAATCCATCTACCGCGATCAGTACGCCTACGACGATTCGTTCACCTTCATCTGTGCCCCCAACGACACCCACATGTGCCGCCTGCGGGCATTCGTGCGTAACGGCATCGTCATCCGCATCGAGCAGAACTACGACGGCAACAAGTACGGCGATCCCCAGGGCAACACCTCGTCGGTGGCGTGGAACCCCAGGGGCTGCCTCAAGGGGTACACGGTCCACCGGCGCGTGTACGGGCCGTACCGGCTCCGCACACCGATGCTGCGTGCCGGTTGGAAGCAGTGGGCGGACGACGGGTTCCCATCGCTTTCGGACAACCCGGAGTTGCGCACCACCTACAAGTTCGATCAGCGCTCCCAGGATGAGTTCATTCCCATGGATACCGCCGAGATCGACGACTATGTCGCCCGGGGCCTCGAAGCGATCGCAGAGACCTACTCGGGCGAAGAAGGTCACCGCCGGCTGATCGAAGCCGACGGGTACGAACCCGAGATGCTCGAGTTCTGGGAGGAGTCTGGAGTCCGAACCATGAAGTTCGGCTCGTCCCTTCCGATCCACGGCGTCGCAGGGAAGTTCGGGTTGTTCCGATTCGCGAACATGTTGTCGCTTCTCGACGCGAAAGTGCGCGGCGTCGAGCCGGACGAGGCGATGGGTGCAAGGGACTGGTCCGAGTACACATGGCGCGGCGACCAGGCCCCCGGGTTTCCGTTCGTGCACGGCCTCCAAACCTCCGAGACCGACTTCTCAGACCTTCGCAACTCGAGGCTGCTCATCCAGGTCGGCAAGAACCTCGTCGAGAATAAGATGCCCGAGAGCCATTTCTTTCAGGAGATCATCGAACGCGGTGGCAAGGTCGTGTCCATCGTCCCCGAGTACGGACCCCAGGCATCCAAGGCCGACTACTGGATCCCCGTGCGGGCAGGCCTGTCGGACACGGCGCTGTTCCTCGGAATCGCGAAGGAACTCATCGACCGAAACCTGTACGACACCGACTTCGTCAAGCGCTTCACCGACTTCCCCCTCCTCGTTCGTCTCGACACGCTCCAGCGGCTCCGTGCCGACGAGCTGTTCGCGGGGTACACACCACAGCTTGCATCGAACGCGGTGAGCTTCACCGTCCACGGCATGACAGCCGAACAGTACGAACAGACCGGTGATCGGGTCGTGATGTCGTCCGGCGGTGCACCCGTCGCGATCACCCGCGAGGACATCGGAGACACGATGACGGCTGCGGGTATCGACCCGATGCTCGACTTCCGCGGTGAGCTCACCCTTGCCGACGGGTCGACGGTTGAGGTCGCCACCGGGCTCACCATGTACCGTGAACATCTCAAGGACTACGACCTCGACACCGTCGTCGATATCACGGGCGCCCCGAGGGATCTCGTCGAACGCCTCATCACGGACATCGCAACGATCAAGCCTGTCGGGATCCATGTCGGCGAGGGCATCAACCACTACTTCCATGCGACGCTCCACAACCGGGCGGTGTACATGGTTGCGATGCTGACCGGCAATGTCGGCAAGCCGGGTGCGGGCGTGAGCACCTGGGCAGGCAACTACAAGGGCGGGATCTTCCACGCCGCCCCCTGGTATGGCCCGGGCGTGGGCGGCTATGTGAACGAGGATCCGTTCAACCCGCTGCTCGACGAGAACGCCGTGTACACCCCCGAGACGCAGCGCCACACGATCCACGGCGAGGAGACCGCATACTGGGGATACGGTGACCGCCCGCTCGTGGTCGATACACCGTCTGGGGGCCGCAGGGTCTTCACGGGAACGAGCCACCTCCCCACCCCGACCAAGGTGCTTTGGTACAACAACGCCAACCTCATCAACCAGGCGAAGTGGGCCTACGAACTCGTCCACAATGTCAACCCGAAGGTCGACATGATCGTCGACCAGCAGATCGAATGGACGGCCTCGGCCGAGTATGCCGATGTGATCCTGCCGGTCAACAGCTGGCTCGAGTTCGAGACCGTGGAGATGGCCGGGTCCTGTTCGAATCCGTTCCTGCAGATGTGGCATGGTGGCATCGATCCGCTGTACGACAGTCGGGACGATGTGGCCGTGTTCGCAGGGATCGCCGAGGCCCTTGCTGCGCACACGGGTGAGCAACGGTTCTCTGACTACTTCAAGTTCGCCACCGAAGGCAGGCCCGAGGTGTACCTCAACCGGGTCCTGGATGCCTCGTTCACCACCGACGGCTACACGGTCGAAGATGTGATGGGTGGCACCTACGGGGAGCCCGGTGGCGCGCTCATGCAGTACCGGACCCTTCCGAGGATCCCGTTCTACGAGCAGATCCTCGATGCTGAGCCGTTCTTCACGGACACGGGCCGGATGAACGCATATGTCGACACGCCAGAAGCGATCGAGTACGGCGAGAACCTCATCGTGCATCGCGAGGCGGTCGAAGCGACCCCGTATCTGCCGAATGTGATCGTGTCGACGAGCCCGTTCCTACGGCCGCAGGACTACGGCATTCCGCTCGACGATATCGATGCAGACCGTCGCCAGGTCCGCAATGTGATGATGCCGTGGAGTGAGGTCAAGGCGACCACGAACCCGTTGTATGTGGACGGCTACGAATTCCTGTGCCTGACCCCGAAGTCACGCCATTCGGTCCACTCGTCGTGGGCCGTCACCGACTGGCATTGGATCTGGAACTCGAACTTCTCCGACCCGTATCGCGAGGATCAACGACTCCCCGGCGTCGGCGATACCCAGCTTCACATGAACCCCGACGACGCGAGAAGGCTCGGCATCGACAACGGCGACTATGTCTGGGTCGATGCGAACCCCGCCGACCGGCCGTTCAAGGGCTGGCAGGACGACGCCGAGTTCGCCGAGGTCGCTCGCCTGATGGCGCGTGTCTCGTACAACCACGCGTACCCGGCGGGTGTCACGATGCTCAAGCATGCGTTCTACATGGCGACCCCACTCACCGTGAGGGCACAAAAGGAGCGTGCCGACGGCCGGGCGCTGTCCCCCAACGGCTACCAGGCGAGCTTCCGGCACGGCTCCCAGCAGAGCATCACGCGGGGCTGGGCACCACCGATGCACCAGACCGACAGCCTGTTCCACAAGAAGGCAGCAGCGATGGGGTTCGTCTTCGGTTTCGATGTCGACAACCACGCCATCAACACGACACCCAAAGAGACGCTCGTGCGCATCCAGAAAGCGGAATCGGGAGGACTCGGCGGTGTGGGTCCGTGGGCGCCGGGGACCACCGGCGAGAGCCCTGGCGGTGAGGACGCGGTGATGCAGCGCTACATCATGGGTGGCCTCACAACGGTGAACGGGAGCTCGGCATGA
- a CDS encoding SDR family oxidoreductase has translation MTDWGPFSLAGKNAIVTGGGAGIGWACVERMVTAGASIVLADLDPDQAAGKVAGLDRPDAVSAIAVDVTNSDAGRTLVDHCVSKFGKVDILVNNAGIYPMVPMLEIDEALFRKVIDVNLVGLAFISKAVAEHMIEAGGGGRIINMASIDGLHPSMVGLAAYDASKGGVVMFTRNLALELAPHGIAVNAIAPGGITTEGTEASRTAPEGMTVEEMEALAAQMLAAKVPMGRMGEPHEIANAVVFLASEAASYMTGEVVVIDGGTLLT, from the coding sequence GTGACTGATTGGGGACCCTTCTCACTTGCAGGCAAGAACGCGATCGTCACCGGTGGCGGTGCCGGCATCGGATGGGCATGTGTGGAACGCATGGTCACCGCTGGGGCGTCAATCGTGCTTGCCGACCTCGACCCTGACCAGGCTGCTGGCAAGGTCGCAGGGCTCGATCGTCCCGACGCGGTTTCAGCGATCGCCGTCGATGTCACCAACTCCGACGCCGGTCGAACGCTCGTGGATCACTGCGTTTCGAAGTTCGGAAAGGTTGACATCCTCGTCAACAACGCGGGCATCTATCCGATGGTTCCGATGCTCGAGATCGACGAGGCGTTGTTCCGCAAGGTGATCGATGTGAACCTCGTGGGTCTCGCGTTCATCTCGAAGGCGGTTGCGGAGCACATGATCGAAGCCGGAGGCGGCGGAAGGATCATCAACATGGCGTCGATCGATGGGCTCCATCCTTCCATGGTGGGCCTCGCTGCGTACGATGCATCCAAAGGCGGTGTCGTGATGTTCACACGGAACCTCGCGCTCGAACTGGCTCCGCACGGGATCGCCGTGAACGCGATTGCGCCAGGTGGGATCACCACCGAGGGCACCGAGGCGTCCCGGACGGCCCCAGAGGGGATGACGGTCGAAGAGATGGAGGCACTTGCGGCCCAGATGCTCGCTGCGAAGGTTCCGATGGGCAGGATGGGGGAGCCGCATGAGATCGCAAACGCCGTCGTGTTCCTCGCCTCGGAGGCTGCGAGCTACATGACGGGTGAAGTCGTCGTCATTGACGGAGGCACACTCCTCACATAG
- a CDS encoding potassium channel family protein codes for MDKAAHHPWTVFDDDPRHVDRFGMLLLLAIAAAITLSLVDLRSEPGDLAAEVGVLAVSVFVGGTLVVGLRSSGVAKRWRVLAETLIGIGIAVSVVVFVINVAGGTADRSLVHGRLSVVWVAVAALVPVVVIRRLARHRIVTRATLLGAVAAYILISLTFCFIFLSVDSYWGPFFVSGVEPTPSFMYFSLVTISTLGYGDLSAASHFGQLVAALEAVLGQVYLVTIVAMIVSGFVSQRRHDAATGEHPNRE; via the coding sequence ATGGACAAGGCAGCGCATCACCCGTGGACGGTCTTTGACGACGACCCTCGCCATGTGGATCGCTTCGGGATGCTGCTGCTGCTTGCGATCGCTGCGGCCATCACCTTGTCCCTCGTGGATCTGCGATCCGAGCCGGGAGACCTTGCCGCAGAGGTCGGCGTCCTCGCGGTGTCGGTCTTCGTCGGGGGAACCCTCGTCGTCGGCCTGCGGTCATCCGGGGTTGCGAAACGCTGGCGCGTCCTTGCAGAGACCCTGATCGGTATCGGGATCGCCGTATCGGTCGTGGTGTTCGTCATCAATGTCGCTGGCGGTACTGCCGATCGATCCTTGGTGCATGGGCGACTCTCCGTTGTGTGGGTCGCGGTCGCTGCCCTCGTTCCCGTCGTGGTGATTCGCAGACTTGCCCGGCACCGGATCGTGACGCGGGCGACGCTGTTGGGGGCAGTTGCCGCCTACATCCTCATCTCGCTGACTTTCTGTTTCATCTTCCTCTCCGTCGATTCGTATTGGGGGCCCTTCTTCGTGTCCGGGGTCGAGCCGACGCCATCATTCATGTACTTCAGCCTGGTGACGATCTCGACCCTCGGCTACGGCGACCTGTCCGCCGCGAGCCACTTCGGTCAGTTGGTGGCCGCGCTCGAAGCGGTGCTCGGGCAGGTGTACCTCGTGACGATCGTCGCGATGATCGTGTCAGGCTTCGTCTCGCAACGCCGGCACGACGCAGCCACCGGGGAGCACCCGAACCGCGAGTAG
- the modA gene encoding molybdate ABC transporter substrate-binding protein, producing the protein MAIIRATRRPRSVRAAASVVVVLVALAAAGCSANPSRETVLVSAASSLADAFEELAAAFEQHTPGVEVDLNLGGSSTLRDQIIEGAPVDVFASANIGAMEAVLATLDGASSSRVFALNTLEVAVPRGNPAAVTGLADFADEDLLIGLCLEAVPCGDYARRSLRSAGVVPAVDTEEPDVRSLMLKIELGEIDAGIVYRSDVVAATGAVDSIRIPDEHQVPVTYPIVTVANPPSKLGEAFVAYVLSDEGRAILASYGFGLP; encoded by the coding sequence ATGGCAATCATCCGTGCGACGAGGCGACCGCGATCGGTACGCGCAGCGGCATCGGTTGTGGTGGTCCTTGTCGCACTCGCGGCGGCGGGCTGTTCGGCGAACCCATCCCGCGAGACGGTGCTCGTGTCAGCCGCTTCGTCGCTTGCCGACGCCTTCGAAGAGCTCGCAGCGGCCTTCGAGCAGCACACGCCGGGGGTCGAGGTCGATCTGAATCTCGGCGGGTCGTCCACCTTGCGCGACCAAATCATCGAAGGCGCACCGGTCGATGTGTTCGCATCTGCGAACATCGGCGCCATGGAAGCAGTTCTCGCAACACTCGACGGTGCGTCGTCGTCAAGGGTATTTGCGCTCAACACGCTCGAGGTCGCCGTACCGAGGGGCAATCCTGCCGCCGTGACCGGGCTCGCCGACTTCGCCGACGAAGACCTGTTGATCGGCCTGTGTCTCGAAGCTGTGCCGTGCGGGGACTACGCGAGGCGATCCCTGCGATCGGCAGGGGTCGTACCGGCTGTTGACACCGAGGAACCAGATGTTCGGTCCCTGATGCTCAAGATCGAGTTGGGAGAAATCGATGCCGGCATCGTCTACCGGTCCGATGTGGTTGCCGCCACAGGCGCGGTCGACTCGATCCGGATCCCCGACGAACACCAGGTGCCGGTCACCTACCCGATTGTGACGGTGGCGAATCCTCCGTCGAAGCTCGGAGAGGCGTTTGTCGCATATGTGCTGTCGGATGAGGGTCGGGCGATCCTCGCCTCGTACGGTTTCGGGCTGCCCTGA
- a CDS encoding ABC transporter permease, with product MSKRRAHRVGSPPRTVVVFAVAGIAFLVVPIVALIVRTPWAELGGLLTREMVVDALRISIVASVAATAISFVIGVPVAIVLARTEFPGKNLVRGFVLLPIVVPPVVGGAALLFAFGRRGVIGGPLYDQTGIVLPFSIWGVIMAVTFVAMPFVIVTVESGLRSLDTKYENAAATLGAGRWMVLRRVTLPLLLPSLLSGLALSWARAFGEFGATLTFAGNVSGKTQTMPLAVFVALESNREIAVAISLVMVAVALAVLLVLRDRWWRTP from the coding sequence ATGTCGAAGCGTCGAGCTCACCGGGTCGGTTCGCCGCCGCGTACGGTCGTTGTTTTTGCAGTGGCAGGGATCGCGTTCCTCGTCGTGCCGATTGTGGCGCTGATCGTCCGCACGCCGTGGGCCGAACTCGGCGGGCTGCTCACCAGAGAGATGGTCGTCGACGCGCTGCGGATCTCGATCGTTGCGTCGGTTGCGGCGACGGCCATTTCCTTCGTTATCGGCGTGCCCGTCGCCATCGTCCTTGCCCGGACCGAGTTTCCCGGCAAGAACCTCGTTCGTGGCTTCGTGCTGCTCCCGATCGTGGTGCCACCCGTCGTCGGCGGTGCCGCGCTGTTGTTCGCTTTTGGGCGAAGGGGAGTGATCGGCGGCCCGCTCTACGACCAGACCGGCATCGTGCTTCCGTTCTCGATCTGGGGTGTCATCATGGCGGTCACCTTTGTCGCCATGCCTTTCGTCATCGTCACGGTGGAGTCGGGACTCCGGAGCCTCGACACGAAGTACGAGAACGCTGCCGCCACCCTCGGTGCAGGCAGGTGGATGGTCCTTCGGCGCGTGACCCTTCCGTTGTTGCTTCCGTCCCTGCTTTCGGGTCTCGCGTTGAGTTGGGCGCGAGCGTTCGGAGAGTTCGGGGCGACACTCACCTTCGCTGGGAATGTGAGCGGGAAAACCCAAACGATGCCACTCGCCGTGTTCGTGGCGCTCGAGTCGAATAGGGAGATCGCCGTTGCGATCAGCCTCGTCATGGTTGCGGTGGCTCTCGCCGTGCTGCTCGTGCTGCGCGACCGGTGGTGGAGGACGCCATGA
- a CDS encoding ABC transporter ATP-binding protein has translation MSDSGLVADIGVEHPGGFVLDAAFAIPPGGILAMVGPNGAGKSTIVSALCGLIPLDRGSIRLGGRVLADHGTGASVAVHDRRIGVMFQDDTLFPHLTVRRNIEFGLRATGQEPAVTAEMGERWLERLDLAAHAERLPGELSGGEARRVALARAVATNPDLLILDEPLTSLDITTRTTVRRAVAEFLESFEGPSLVITHEPADAFMLADSICIVEGGRIVQTGTAAEIRLRPGTPYAADLVGVNMFAGSADGGTVVVGEYLLSIPDRDLAGAVTVTIHPRAIALHRTEPEGSPRNTWATAVVHLEDLGDTARIETGLPLPVTAEVTTESVRSLGLAIGVPVWVSVKATEIGVRDS, from the coding sequence ATGAGCGACAGCGGACTCGTCGCAGACATCGGTGTTGAACACCCCGGCGGGTTCGTCCTCGATGCTGCATTTGCGATCCCACCCGGGGGAATCCTTGCGATGGTCGGACCAAACGGCGCAGGCAAGTCGACCATCGTCTCGGCGCTGTGCGGACTTATTCCCCTTGACCGGGGTTCTATCCGTCTTGGCGGTCGCGTGCTCGCCGATCACGGCACGGGAGCGTCGGTTGCGGTGCACGATCGCCGGATCGGCGTCATGTTCCAAGACGACACCCTCTTCCCGCATCTCACGGTACGGCGCAACATCGAGTTCGGGTTGAGGGCAACGGGCCAAGAACCGGCGGTCACGGCCGAGATGGGCGAACGGTGGCTCGAACGCCTCGACCTCGCAGCTCACGCCGAGAGGCTCCCGGGAGAACTGTCGGGAGGAGAGGCTCGGAGGGTGGCGCTGGCTCGAGCGGTCGCAACGAACCCGGATCTCCTCATCCTCGACGAGCCGCTCACTTCGCTCGACATCACGACCAGAACAACGGTCCGCAGGGCAGTCGCCGAGTTCCTCGAAAGCTTCGAGGGTCCTTCCCTCGTGATCACACACGAACCGGCGGATGCCTTCATGCTGGCTGACAGTATCTGCATCGTCGAAGGCGGTCGTATCGTCCAGACGGGGACTGCCGCGGAGATCCGTCTCCGTCCGGGGACGCCGTACGCAGCCGATCTCGTCGGAGTCAACATGTTCGCCGGAAGTGCCGACGGGGGCACGGTCGTCGTTGGCGAATACCTCCTTTCGATCCCGGACCGCGACCTCGCTGGCGCCGTGACGGTGACGATCCACCCGCGGGCCATCGCCCTCCATCGAACCGAACCTGAGGGGAGTCCGAGAAACACCTGGGCGACCGCCGTCGTCCACTTGGAGGACCTCGGGGATACGGCACGCATCGAAACCGGACTGCCCCTTCCCGTCACGGCAGAGGTGACGACCGAATCGGTCCGTTCGCTCGGACTTGCGATCGGAGTACCCGTCTGGGTGTCGGTCAAGGCGACCGAAATCGGCGTCCGCGACTCGTAG
- a CDS encoding twin-arginine translocase TatA/TatE family subunit — protein MGSLSFAEIMTIVVVILIIFGPNRLPEFAKRVGSLLSKARQVTSQFAEEMSREWGEAVNPITAARDDLKGIRDDLRQAGATFTSDLGETNLSGSDPARQQFETGPSDRPATPQEELPPAEADDTEDAG, from the coding sequence ATGGGCAGCCTTTCTTTCGCCGAGATCATGACGATCGTGGTTGTGATCCTGATCATCTTCGGGCCGAACCGGCTCCCTGAGTTTGCGAAGCGGGTCGGGAGCCTCCTGTCGAAGGCACGACAAGTCACCTCCCAGTTCGCCGAGGAGATGTCGCGTGAGTGGGGGGAGGCAGTGAATCCGATCACCGCCGCGCGCGACGATCTCAAAGGCATCAGGGATGATCTCCGTCAAGCCGGCGCCACCTTCACCAGCGATTTGGGCGAGACGAACCTCAGCGGGTCCGACCCCGCGCGTCAGCAGTTCGAAACTGGCCCTTCCGACCGTCCAGCCACGCCGCAGGAAGAGCTTCCACCGGCGGAAGCCGACGACACCGAGGATGCCGGATGA
- the tatC gene encoding twin-arginine translocase subunit TatC → MTAATMPFSEHLVELRKRLIRSVIAVGVGTVIAFFLNEQILDLLIEPYRKLDPDAALATFKVTEAFSVVMRLSLWGGLVLASPVITYQVWRFIEPALSPREKRWVIPMVGVLAFLFLLGVFVGYLALERGLNFLLDFGGDALVPVIGADYYLRFAMRFLLAFGLAFQFPVFLFGAAAFNLVTSRQLRSSWRWALVLILIAAALITPSGDPLTLMMLAVPLYILYEAAILAIKFVLKK, encoded by the coding sequence ATGACCGCGGCCACGATGCCGTTCTCCGAGCACCTCGTCGAGTTGCGCAAGCGTCTGATTCGATCGGTGATCGCCGTCGGTGTCGGCACGGTCATCGCGTTCTTCTTGAACGAGCAGATTCTCGATCTGTTGATCGAGCCGTACCGCAAGCTCGACCCCGACGCTGCCCTCGCAACCTTCAAGGTGACCGAGGCGTTCAGCGTCGTGATGCGCCTGTCGTTGTGGGGTGGACTGGTCCTTGCGAGCCCCGTCATCACCTATCAGGTCTGGCGCTTCATCGAGCCTGCACTGTCGCCTCGGGAGAAGCGTTGGGTAATCCCCATGGTCGGCGTCCTCGCCTTCCTCTTCCTTCTCGGAGTGTTCGTGGGGTACCTCGCTCTCGAACGGGGCCTCAACTTCCTCCTCGACTTCGGTGGGGACGCCCTCGTCCCCGTGATCGGCGCCGATTACTACCTGCGGTTCGCGATGCGGTTCCTGCTCGCGTTCGGCCTCGCGTTCCAGTTTCCGGTCTTCCTGTTCGGCGCCGCTGCCTTCAATCTGGTGACGAGCCGTCAGCTGCGGTCGTCGTGGCGTTGGGCGCTGGTGCTGATCCTGATCGCTGCGGCCCTCATCACCCCGAGCGGTGATCCCTTGACGCTCATGATGCTCGCCGTTCCCCTGTACATCCTCTACGAGGCTGCCATCCTTGCGATCAAGTTTGTGCTGAAGAAGTGA